The segment CGCAATTGCCCTGAGGGCACTTATAACCTGATCTACAATTTGGAAGAAAGCAAAGGAGATTTTCGACTGACAGACATTTTTTCTGTCCCCTAGTCAGCTATATCTGGATTGACGTACTTGTTTTTAGAGGCCAGCAACATTTTGGAGAAAACAGGAATGCTAGCGTGCTCAAAATAATCATCAAAAAGTTGATCCAAGTATGCCTTGGAAAAAATATCAGTCTCTAAAAACTCCTCACTAATCGAAGGGATTCTCTGACGAATTTGATCATCACTGATCGTCATCATCGTCCTAAATATCCTGAAAAACTTCATCTCATTGTAATCAATCTTAGCGTCAGCATTGAGCGTATCCATTGCGACCTGTACCAATGTCAACTCTTGCTCTTGACTCAATGTGGCATTTTTCAAGACTTTGAAATAATCTTTGAGAAAGCCCATTCCCATTTGATTGATCACTTCGATCAAAAACTCCAACTCTTCATCCACATTGATGTTGCCAAAAAGCTCACTTTCCGAAGCAATCTTACGAATCAACGCAACCTCATTTTCATCGATATGACCATCACAGGTCATGAATG is part of the Reichenbachiella agarivorans genome and harbors:
- a CDS encoding tellurite resistance TerB family protein, with product MTQKYIKELIEEIAKAKKKRKENSLAAYETGMELMFRSKPKYEALKTTFGETEPEFRVLANNLATEVLQCGIDYFKATQNNSGFTGENALEILRSANELALDAQIKSRIEDNIQGVIDWVNNQAMRDSQSKIYNFPSIAFKTAFSFMTCDGHIDENEVALIRKIASESELFGNINVDEELEFLIEVINQMGMGFLKDYFKVLKNATLSQEQELTLVQVAMDTLNADAKIDYNEMKFFRIFRTMMTISDDQIRQRIPSISEEFLETDIFSKAYLDQLFDDYFEHASIPVFSKMLLASKNKYVNPDIAD